A genomic window from Punica granatum isolate Tunisia-2019 chromosome 2, ASM765513v2, whole genome shotgun sequence includes:
- the LOC116195395 gene encoding vacuolar protein sorting-associated protein 22 homolog 1-like, whose product MVIQIAFHFQVLGSGFEVISIGKKKLVRSVPTELNKDHNEIIELAQGQGYVTVDEAERRLSWTSGRAIDALETLLDEGFAMIDDGHRDGKRRYWFPCVSSISSTVFTDA is encoded by the exons ATGGTCATACAGATTGCATTTCACTTTCAGGTACTGGGAAGTGGTTTCGAGGTAATATCCATTGGGAAGAAAAAACTAGTTCGATCTGTCCCAACCGAGTTGAACAAAGACCATAATGAGATTATAGAGCTTGCCCAG GGACAAGGCTACGTGACTGTCGATGAGGCGGAGAGACGGCTGTCATGGACCTCAGGCCGTGCCATTGATGCCCTCGAAACTTTATTAGAT GAAGGTTTTGCGATGATTGACGATGGACATAGAGATGGGAAGCGTCGGTACTGGTTCCCTTGTGTATCTTCCATCTCATCAACTGTCTTTACTGATGCTTAA